The following are encoded in a window of Candidatus Fluviicola riflensis genomic DNA:
- the rpiB gene encoding ribose 5-phosphate isomerase B, whose product MTQIIPIGADHAGFQLKTIVIAHLQAKGYEVKDYGCYSEDSIDYADFGHPVASHVENNLGTLGIVICGSGNGINMTVNKHQGIRGALCWTPEIATLARTHNDANILTMPARFITEAAALEMVDAFFSTAFEGGRHQKRIEKIPVC is encoded by the coding sequence ATGACTCAAATTATTCCCATAGGAGCCGACCACGCAGGCTTTCAGCTCAAAACAATAGTAATCGCGCATTTGCAGGCGAAAGGCTATGAAGTAAAAGATTACGGCTGTTATTCGGAAGATAGTATTGATTATGCCGATTTCGGACATCCGGTGGCTTCACATGTGGAAAATAACCTAGGAACATTGGGAATAGTCATTTGCGGAAGCGGAAACGGGATTAACATGACAGTAAATAAACACCAGGGAATTCGGGGCGCATTGTGCTGGACACCCGAAATCGCAACTTTGGCCCGTACGCACAACGATGCAAATATTCTCACAATGCCAGCCCGTTTCATAACCGAAGCTGCTGCGCTCGAAATGGTGGATGCGTTTTTCTCTACGGCTTTCGAAGGCGGACGTCACCAGAAACGAATCGAAAAAATCCCTGTTTGCTGA